In Phyllostomus discolor isolate MPI-MPIP mPhyDis1 chromosome 3, mPhyDis1.pri.v3, whole genome shotgun sequence, a single genomic region encodes these proteins:
- the LOC118499329 gene encoding NUT family member 2F-like produces the protein MEDVPRVQGTCRPQGTQETETSDEIPPEAVQEYMDIMDELEGLAHSATGDKGGEREEDRKELQQGQDETHLDLGLLNYIEYLCYQDDYVTKVGWLRAPGSTGFQGVALQHPELGCMCVCVCVCGVLSVCMCGLALLCLYVYVFLCECV, from the coding sequence ATGGAGGACGTACCCAGGGTCCAGGGCACCTGCAGACCTCAGGGGACCCAGGAGACCGAGACATCTGATGAGATCCCCCCTGAGGCCGTGCAAGAGTACATGGACATCATGGATGAGCTGGAGGGGCTGGCCCACTCAGCCACAGGGGACAAAGGTGGAGAACGGGAAGAGGACAGAAAGGAGTTGCAGCAGGGACAGGATGAGACTCACCTGGACCTGGGTCTCCTGAACTACATTGAATACCTGTGTTACCAGGACGACTATGTCACCAAGGTGGGCTGGCTCAGAGCTCCGGGGTCTACAGGATTCCAGGGAGTGGCACTGCAGCACCCAGAACtgggatgtatgtgtgtgtgtgtgtgtgtgtgtggtgtgctatctgtgtgcatgtgtgggctTGCCCTcttgtgtttgtatgtgtatgtgttcttATGTGAGTGTGTGTAG